The following proteins are co-located in the Myroides profundi genome:
- a CDS encoding superoxide dismutase — protein MKFKLPDLPYDKNSFNSFISTEGFDYHYGKHHQTYVNNLNHLITNTKWEDECLENIITGTQAEGEVAIFNNAAQHYNHSFFWKSITPNQGGQPNDELLDMIGKYFGSLEELKTQFIDKATKLFGSGWVWLVLTPENKLELMSLKDADTPLVYGNTPLLTIDVWEHAYYIDHRNARPSFIQLFWNAINWEFVNKNLAK, from the coding sequence ATGAAATTCAAACTTCCTGATTTACCATATGATAAAAATTCTTTCAATTCTTTTATATCTACTGAAGGATTCGATTATCACTATGGAAAACATCATCAAACGTATGTAAACAACCTTAACCATTTAATAACAAACACAAAATGGGAAGATGAATGTTTAGAGAACATTATCACAGGCACTCAAGCAGAAGGAGAAGTTGCTATATTTAACAATGCTGCTCAACATTATAATCATTCTTTTTTTTGGAAGTCTATCACTCCAAACCAAGGTGGACAGCCTAATGATGAGCTACTAGATATGATAGGAAAATACTTCGGATCACTAGAAGAGCTAAAAACTCAATTCATTGACAAAGCGACTAAATTATTTGGAAGTGGATGGGTATGGTTAGTACTAACTCCAGAAAATAAGTTGGAACTTATGAGTCTAAAAGATGCTGATACGCCTTTAGTTTATGGAAATACACCATTACTAACTATAGATGTATGGGAACATGCGTATTATATAGACCATAGAAATGCAAGACCGAGCTTTATCCAATTATTTTGGAATGCAATCAACTGGGAATTTGTCAATAAAAATTTAGCAAAATGA
- a CDS encoding DUF3467 domain-containing protein, with amino-acid sequence MEKEQDQFSLELDEATAEGVYSNLAIINHSNTEFVVDFVTIMPGMPKGKVKSRIILTPQHAKRLMTALQENIQRYEGSNGSIVDVEATGELSAIKFGTKGEA; translated from the coding sequence ATGGAAAAAGAACAAGATCAATTTAGCCTTGAATTAGACGAGGCAACAGCAGAAGGAGTGTATTCTAATTTAGCGATTATTAATCATTCTAATACTGAATTTGTGGTTGATTTTGTTACCATAATGCCTGGAATGCCAAAAGGTAAAGTAAAGTCTAGAATTATTTTGACGCCTCAACACGCAAAAAGATTAATGACTGCTTTACAAGAGAATATCCAACGCTATGAAGGTAGTAATGGAAGTATAGTTGATGTTGAAGCTACTGGCGAATTGTCAGCTATAAAGTTTGGTACTAAAGGAGAAGCATAA
- a CDS encoding SusC/RagA family TonB-linked outer membrane protein produces MKKVRRNCHQICLIIGSVLLLQSNSLFATNVSIDALDSMTTKSSSEQSSGSIVKGKVIDNLGLTLPGAVVQLSGSKHITSTDLDGNFTLAVPDTFLKGEIIISFMGFEEKKMIVSKGDFVNVTLVESSSMLNEVVVTALGIKREEKQLGFSQQTLNSEQLDNTRSNTWSDALKGKVAGMTMTSASSGPMNSTQIKLRGDRSLNADANGALVVVDGVIVNSTLWSSGAGDSYIGTDAPVDYGNGIADINPDDIESISVLKGPGAAALYGSRASNGVLMITTKSGKKDKGLGISFNSNVSFDVIQRWPKYQYEYGQGSGNSFDKEGNPYYSYGLSDDGANTGSTSSAFGPKFEGQYYYQYDPTTETQGAERTLWRPYKNNIKDFWRTGITTTNTLGLSGGSDKGDIRTTITHSKNEWIMPNTGFDRTTLSTKAKYNISDAVTLNANVSYTNRKSDNLPGTGYGNHTIGYFMIFQNPNVDLEWYRPIWKKDYNQTQQIHPFSSYIENPYLIAYETTNPVNTNTITGSLSTDITLAPKLKLMLRAALNSRNDKREQRRPYSTTKFGKGYFRTQQINFQEINTDVLLTYTDNDSDIFTYSGSIGGNMLDSKYHSVTSYVDGLVTPGVYMLANGINNPITNVLDDDYKVNSVYGMASFGYKNMVFLDGTIRNDWSSTLPKMNWSFLYSSLNASFVLNDIFRMPASIDYSKLRVSVAKVGNGTKPYQTLKYYSNSAFASSATSATTLHNGELKPEGTNSFEIGYEHKMFGNRLGLDVTVYETNTKNQIITVPLNYVTGYNKAVINGGDVRNRGIELMLSGTPIKTKDFSWNTSVNWAKNKNKILSLAEEFEGGDQQVLATSGTASIIAKVGGTTGDLYGYKFVRDDQGQIVYTDKGLPEQSKEIEYIGSAYADWTMGWTNTFKYKGFKFSFTIDGQYGGNVYSQSHHKMSEQGKLEHTLYGREQGYIIGDGVVRNGDGTFSPNTTKVDPASYYKEYYRRANLESNTFDASYIKLREVSFEYNFSKQILNKLRLKKLSVSVYGRNLAMLSNFPLFDPETAALNGGSMMPGVEMGQMPSAATYGFSIKLDI; encoded by the coding sequence ATGAAAAAAGTTAGACGTAATTGTCATCAAATTTGTTTGATTATAGGAAGTGTTTTATTGCTACAATCAAATTCATTATTCGCTACTAATGTTTCAATAGATGCATTAGATAGTATGACTACTAAATCTTCTTCAGAGCAAAGTAGTGGCTCAATCGTAAAGGGAAAAGTAATTGATAACCTTGGGTTGACTTTACCTGGTGCAGTGGTTCAGTTATCTGGATCTAAGCATATCACATCGACTGATCTCGATGGTAACTTCACATTAGCTGTGCCTGATACTTTCTTAAAAGGTGAGATCATCATTTCTTTTATGGGATTTGAAGAGAAGAAAATGATTGTTAGTAAAGGTGATTTTGTGAATGTGACCTTAGTTGAGTCAAGTAGTATGCTTAATGAAGTTGTAGTAACAGCCTTAGGAATTAAGAGAGAAGAGAAGCAATTAGGATTTTCTCAACAGACTTTGAACAGTGAACAACTTGATAATACTCGTTCTAATACTTGGTCAGATGCATTGAAAGGAAAAGTGGCTGGTATGACTATGACCTCTGCTAGTTCTGGTCCAATGAATTCAACACAAATTAAGTTGCGTGGTGATCGATCATTAAATGCTGATGCTAATGGGGCATTAGTGGTAGTAGATGGTGTGATCGTTAATAGTACTTTATGGAGTAGTGGTGCTGGAGATTCTTATATAGGTACTGATGCTCCTGTAGATTACGGTAATGGTATAGCTGATATAAATCCTGATGACATCGAAAGTATCTCTGTGCTTAAAGGACCTGGTGCAGCTGCATTATATGGTTCTAGAGCTAGTAACGGAGTATTAATGATTACCACTAAGTCTGGTAAAAAAGACAAAGGATTAGGTATATCATTTAATTCTAATGTTAGTTTTGATGTGATTCAGAGATGGCCAAAATATCAATACGAATATGGTCAAGGTAGTGGAAATAGCTTTGACAAGGAAGGGAATCCTTATTACTCTTACGGTTTATCAGATGATGGTGCGAATACGGGAAGTACGAGTAGTGCATTCGGACCTAAGTTTGAAGGACAATATTACTATCAGTACGATCCTACAACAGAGACTCAAGGCGCAGAAAGAACCTTGTGGAGACCATATAAGAATAATATAAAAGACTTCTGGCGTACTGGTATTACTACTACTAACACTTTAGGTCTATCAGGAGGAAGTGATAAAGGGGATATTAGAACAACGATAACGCACTCTAAGAATGAGTGGATCATGCCTAACACGGGCTTTGATAGAACTACATTGTCTACTAAGGCGAAGTATAATATCTCTGATGCAGTTACTTTAAATGCTAATGTTAGTTATACGAACAGAAAGAGTGACAACCTACCAGGTACAGGATATGGTAACCATACGATAGGATATTTTATGATCTTTCAGAATCCTAATGTTGACTTAGAATGGTATAGACCTATCTGGAAAAAAGATTATAATCAGACACAACAAATACATCCGTTTAGCTCATATATAGAGAATCCTTATCTAATCGCTTATGAGACGACTAATCCAGTAAATACAAACACTATAACAGGAAGCCTATCGACTGATATTACTCTTGCACCTAAATTAAAATTAATGTTGCGTGCTGCGTTGAACTCTCGTAATGATAAACGTGAACAACGTAGACCTTATAGTACCACTAAGTTTGGTAAAGGATACTTTAGAACACAACAGATAAACTTCCAAGAGATCAATACTGATGTGTTATTAACTTATACAGATAATGACTCAGATATATTTACCTATAGTGGATCTATAGGAGGAAATATGCTTGATTCTAAATATCACAGTGTGACATCTTATGTAGACGGACTAGTTACGCCTGGTGTATATATGTTAGCGAATGGTATCAATAATCCTATCACTAATGTTCTAGATGACGACTATAAAGTGAACTCTGTCTATGGAATGGCTTCATTTGGGTATAAGAATATGGTATTCTTAGATGGAACTATTCGAAATGACTGGTCGAGTACATTGCCTAAAATGAACTGGTCATTTTTATATTCTTCATTAAATGCAAGTTTTGTGTTGAATGATATTTTTAGAATGCCTGCGAGTATTGATTACTCTAAATTGAGAGTGTCTGTAGCAAAAGTAGGTAATGGTACTAAACCATATCAAACGTTGAAATATTATTCTAATAGTGCTTTTGCGAGCTCTGCTACGTCTGCTACGACTTTACATAATGGTGAATTAAAACCAGAAGGGACTAATTCGTTTGAGATCGGATATGAGCACAAAATGTTTGGCAATAGATTAGGTCTTGATGTGACAGTCTATGAAACCAATACAAAAAATCAAATTATTACCGTACCATTAAATTATGTGACAGGATATAATAAGGCTGTAATTAATGGAGGAGATGTACGCAATAGAGGTATTGAACTAATGTTAAGTGGTACACCTATTAAGACAAAAGATTTCTCTTGGAATACCTCAGTGAACTGGGCTAAAAACAAGAATAAAATCTTAAGCCTAGCAGAAGAGTTCGAAGGAGGAGATCAGCAAGTATTAGCTACATCTGGTACAGCATCTATTATAGCTAAAGTAGGAGGAACCACAGGAGACTTATATGGATATAAATTTGTGAGAGATGATCAAGGGCAAATAGTATATACTGATAAAGGACTTCCTGAACAATCTAAAGAAATAGAATATATCGGTAGTGCTTATGCAGACTGGACGATGGGATGGACTAATACGTTTAAGTATAAAGGATTTAAGTTTAGCTTTACGATAGATGGGCAGTACGGAGGTAATGTGTACTCACAGTCCCATCATAAGATGAGTGAACAGGGGAAACTAGAACACACTTTATACGGTAGAGAACAAGGATATATCATCGGAGATGGAGTAGTGAGAAATGGAGATGGTACATTCTCTCCTAATACGACTAAGGTAGACCCAGCAAGTTACTATAAAGAGTACTATAGAAGAGCTAATCTAGAGTCTAATACATTCGATGCTTCTTACATCAAATTGAGAGAAGTAAGTTTTGAATACAATTTCTCTAAGCAGATACTAAATAAGTTACGCTTGAAGAAACTAAGTGTGTCTGTATATGGGCGTAACCTAGCGATGTTGTCTAACTTCCCATTATTTGATCCAGAGACAGCAGCGTTAAATGGAGGTTCTATGATGCCAGGAGTAGAGATGGGGCAGATGCCATCAGCAGCTACTTATGGTTTTAGTATTAAACTAGATATCTAA